In Sesamum indicum cultivar Zhongzhi No. 13 linkage group LG8, S_indicum_v1.0, whole genome shotgun sequence, the sequence GagttttcttataattaaaaacactAATAATTACGCCATGATCTCCTAAAATTTAtggaattattataaatagaaaaaaatgcaatttatccccttataatatgagaaatgtgtaaaaaattccatgtgaaaaataaaagagtaaattacgtcttatcatttgaaatatgtccgttcttcattttttgaaacacagagggtaatttgctaaatctttttttacaggagtttatttgttcatttcacgtatcatagggggtaaattgtatttaacccgCAATAAATAGATAGCCTATTCACTTAAGATTCACGAAATgtttgatattagcaaaaagattgaatgaaaatcaatgtttatgtttatatatatagtgctAAAATTTATGACGTTtaggaataatataatttttttaatcatattccAATTGTAATTTGCatcacaattttataaaagaaaaaaaatggatgactTTTAACTCCAATTTTTCGGCtcctaataaatatatagatattttctcactttatgtaaatttattaaaatttatgtcattaggatattaatttattgggaGGATGTATTGCTCAATTTAGTGAGCTAATCattgtcaaaataaaaattgatccGACAAGGGTGAGCTAAAATTGATAGTCAAATGTTGTGAACTGAGAGCGTGTGCAAggtagaagaagaaagagcGAGCGTACTCAAAAGTAAAAGATACAGAAATTTAGGAAATTGGTTGGTGAGTTAGGTATCACTTTCACAGAATATTACCCACTGCACTGATAAAGAGGAATGGAGTCTTCATCTTACTCAACCACATTAGTTGGCTTCCCCTTCTCAATTCTCAACTTCTCTGCCTAAACAAAGCAGGACAATCAATTTCCAGTTTTTCGCagattgattaattaattttgattgaattgagATTCATGGGATTAAACCCCTCCCaaaatcaactttttttttaaaaaaaaattaatttgagttCGAAAATGGGCCCGAATTAGAATTTCCCGCTAGTGATAAGGATGGATGGACGAGACTGTTGACTAAGAACAAGAATGAGATGTAAAAATTTTGCTTTGTGGTACGATGTACGTATAACAACCGTACTTGGTTAtgattatgtgtatatatatgtttgaggGGCTTGAATTTCTATAGTTCTTAGCTTTCCAGTTGATGGTAGTGGGGATTGGAACAGAGAGAAGATGACGGTGGCGGCGAAGGTGGTGGATGAATTGGTGCCTCACCCTGTCAAAGAACAGCTTCCCGGCGTAGATTATTGTGTCAACAGCAACCCTTCATGGGGTAGCTaaaacctctctctctctctctctctctctctctctctctctctctcacacacacacacacactcattcACTGAGAAACACTCGTTTTGCATGGGCATATCAATGGCGTCGATCAGTTCAGTTATACAAACGAGATTTGTAAAATGGGCTATACTTGAACTCTCTGTTTCACATGCATGCAAATTTGGGCCTATTCACGGACAATTTGCCTTTGCTGGATTTATCTTGCCCTGTTTAAAGCTTTCCATGTAATCAATGTGTAACCTGGTTGCAAACGAGTTTGGAGTTTTCCCTGAATTTGCTATAATTCTGTAAATGCGATTTTTAGCTTGTGATTCTGTAACGAATTTTAGATCTATACAAGTTTTATATATGGTTTCAAACTTTCGATATCAAGGGGTTTAGCCCAATTTATGGACACTGAAGCATAGCATAGTTCCTAAGTGTCGACCTCTAATCTGATGCAGCTGAAGCCGTCGTTTTGGGATTTCAGCACTATTTAGTAATGCTTGGGACGACTGTGATCATTCCTACCATCATTGTTCCTTACATGGGCGGTGGCAATGTTAGAGTTATTCTTTACCACTGATTAGctgtttatttgtttgaataaaattgtgagTATGATAGAAACTGAATGTTCTATGTTATCCTTATCAGGTGGAGAAGGCTCAAGTGATACAAACTTTGCTGTTTGTTTCTGGAGTGAACACACTTTTGCAGACCTGGTTTGGCACCCGGCTGCCTGTTGTGATAGGCGGATCGTTTAGATTCATAGTTCCATCTCTTTATGTTGCATTTGCCCAAAGATATTACATCTATCTCAATCCTTATCAGGTTAGCTTGCTAATCTCCTTAAGGCAGTTGGTTTTCAATAAGATTGCTATATTTTGAGAatccatatttatttacttattgacATCATAATTTCTCCCATCATCAATGAAGAGGTTTATAAGAACGATGAGGGCAATACAAGGTGCTCTCATGGTTGCTTCAGTACTACCTATGTTGCTTGGTTTTCTGGGAATTTGGAGAATTGTTGTAAGGTACATGGTTAGATACGAAATTTGAGTTAGGCTACTTGTTGGTATCTTGTGAAAGAATCAATGACTAAATCGCGTTAGTCTGACACTGTAGGTTCCTGAGTCCTCTTTCTGCTGTGCCTCTGGTAGCTCTTGTTGGACTTGGTCTCTATGAACAGGGCTTCCCGCTGGTATGAAATCTTCTAGCAATATTATCACTTGAGTAAAGTTATGAGTGTCTTATAGATGAGTTGTTCCTACTCATGCTGTCTATATGAAATTGGTTAGGAAATATGTTTGTTATATGTAAGTTCAACCTATTTTCCCAAAACCCAAATTTGAGGCCTCTATTCAGGCCACAGAACTTTAGAAGTCAAGGCGTCTAGGGTCAAAGTGTGCTTCTGATGGCGTGCCTTAGATACCCCTGGATGGATTCATGTTTCACGAAACCTGGCCTCTAACATGAAAATgatctcatctaaaaggcagTTTTAATAATGACAAAGCATTTTACAATTGATTGCTTGTCATTTTTGTTGGTTGATTTTGCAGCTTGCAGAATGTGTGGAAGTTGGGCTTCCGGAActgattattcttattttattgtcTCAGGTAAGCATATCTCTTTACTATAACATATATTAGCCTCTTCCTCTTTGGGGATGTAAAAGGTGTACAATATCAGGTGGTTTGGTAGGAAATCCCCAGTGTGCTTCCCACtgaattatgtcaaatctgaattatttcttatacTCTTCGGTTCTTGTTTTGGATGTGGTTaaagataaagataaaaacaCATGGAGATTGgtcattattaatttcatcttTAGAAATGCGTAGAAGAGAAAGTTGCATTTGGACCTGTAATCGTACACTTTTGGTCGAATCATCAGTTGGTTCTCGTGGCAACTTAGATTGCAGAAACAGTTTGATTTGGGGGTATTCATGGCTTCCTTACTAAGTTATTTGTCAAGTTGAGATTTTTTTACTTGACTCATGGTGATTACATTTGTGGCAGTATATTCCGTACATATGGAGCTTTAAGCGCCCGATTTACGATCGTTTTGCTGTCTTATTGTCTGTGGGGATTGTATGGGCTTATGCAGCCCTTCTGACAGCAGCTGGCGCATACAAAAATAAGCCCCTAAATACTCAGTTGAGCTGCCGTGTTGATCGTTCTGGACTTCTAAGTGGATCGTCATGGTACGTGTACAATTCCATTAGGTCTTAGTTGTTTTCTCCATAATTCTTGTGCTCAAGTTCTACATACATGACATTCCATTTTACTCTTAGTGgagtttgataaaaaaatgtagCTATATTCCTGAtggttttaataatttttggtaCATGAGATTATCTTCTTCAGTTAAGGCTGCCTTCTTTGGCTGCTGAGTGATCACCGTAGCAGTCAAATGTTCAACAGTCCCTTGATTAGGACCTATAGTTTCTCtactatttctataaaatagtattaattttcaaaattatggattttgtttattttttcttctgctCAAGTAGGAGTGAtgttgtgtaattatatttagtttttttaaaatttttcattgtaGTGATACTTGAAGGTTGCAGTCTGCAATGAAGAAGTGTTGTACTGACTTGCTCTATCTATTGTTTCACAATGACACTCGTGTATAATTTGTTGCTTGACCTAGATGTTATTTAATCTAATGCATGAATCATCAAGAGATAACAAACAGCCTTCCGTACCTCATGAAAAATGCTAGAtcgtatttaaatttaatatctcCAAggattattacatataaaataatttcctcaGTTTGAGATTATAGGTTATTCTCTTCAGGTTACAGACGAACTAGCTAGTAGCTATATTATGGATGCAAAAGCATTCCAATGCCTGCTGCTAACTTGATAGTCTCTGCTCCATTTCTTCCAAGTGCTAATGCCGCCCTCAACATGCAGGATTAGCTTTCCATATCCAATTCAATGGGGTCAACCCAGTTTACATGTTGGAGAAGTTCTAGTGACACTAGCTGCAGCTTTTGTTGCAATGGTTGAGGTTCTTATCGATATCCCAAATTTCTggaaaatggacataattttACTTGAGAGTTATCTCTTGGTTTTCCTCTTCTCAGAAGTTCAACCCAAAAAGAACTTGCTCAATCAACGAGATTGTTAAGATCTTTGGTGAAAAAGTACCTGTCAAATTTTGCCTACTTATCTGGAAGGATGAACTTATatggtttcattttcattttcttttgacaGTCAACAGGGGCATTTATTGCTGCATCTAGATATGGGAGTGCAACACATATACCAGCTTCTGTTCTTAGCCGAGGTGTTGGCTGGCTGGTAAGAAGAGAGCTTGCTTATATATCAGATTGTTTCCGGAATTCATATTATTCTTCCAGGGTTTTCCAACCTTcatatgtaactttttttcttctcattctttctttttgtgagATACAGGGATTTGGTATATTTCTGGATGGTTTATTCGGTACAGGAAGTGGATCTACCGTATCAGTGTAATACATCTAACCTGCTGAAAGAAACAAAGGAACTGAATTATAGATTCAAGATGCTTATGGTGTTACTGTTTACTTAAGTCAATAATATACCACATTTTCCTCTACGATTAAGAGGAGAGTATTTTGATACTGATGGTTTTACGATGAGAAATGCATAATGACTATAAAGAATCTCAAATGGAGACATGAAGATAGAGTGTGATTGCTtccattttaatatatttgtgcTGTGCTTTCTCGGAACTCAATTTCTTGCACAAATTGCATAATTGTAGGAACCTTCTCTTTTTCCAAATATATGTGAGAGATAATTTAGAGGATCTAAAAGATTGTCTTAACTACCTTGCTCAAAGTCTACTCAGTCTATTTAAAGTAAGTTGGCGCCATATAAACATTGAAATGCAATACCTTGTTTTAATCATGAAAAGGCCCCTGGAGTGTACTGGTTGAAGCTGGTTCTACATATGACTGGATTGTTGGTTGAATCATAATGACAAGGAAGGGTCATGTCCATCAGATGAGAATCCTGGTTTTAGAAATTGACTAGGCATAGGAATTAGAATTGAAGTAATGTGAGTCACTGGTACAGTTAGATGCATTGACAGACAATCTGAATACATGCACTTCAGTTTTTAGAAAACCGAGGGAGAATCTACATCATATGAATGCcactttatgttatttttggCATGATCATaacacttaaaaatatttaattctccTACAAACTGAACAAATAACCAGTGGAAAACCTTTTATTGGATGTATTGTTAATGCTTCCATTTTTCCATATAATCTAattccctttttctttgtgCAGTGAAAATGTAGGATTGTTGGCTCTGACCCGAGTGGGGAGCAGAAGGGTGCTTCAGATATCAGCAGCT encodes:
- the LOC105169466 gene encoding nucleobase-ascorbate transporter 4 isoform X2 — encoded protein: MTVAAKVVDELVPHPVKEQLPGVDYCVNSNPSWAEAVVLGFQHYLVMLGTTVIIPTIIVPYMGGGNVEKAQVIQTLLFVSGVNTLLQTWFGTRLPVVIGGSFRFIVPSLYVAFAQRYYIYLNPYQRFIRTMRAIQGALMVASVLPMLLGFLGIWRIVVRFLSPLSAVPLVALVGLGLYEQGFPLLAECVEVGLPELIILILLSQYIPYIWSFKRPIYDRFAVLLSVGIVWAYAALLTAAGAYKNKPLNTQLSCRVDRSGLLSGSSWISFPYPIQWGQPSLHVGEVLVTLAAAFVAMVESTGAFIAASRYGSATHIPASVLSRGVGWLGFGIFLDGLFGTGSGSTVSVENVGLLALTRVGSRRVLQISAAFMLFFSVLGKFGAIIASIPLPIVGALYCVLFALMSSAGLGLLQYCNLNSFRTKFIIGFSFFMGLSVPRYFSDYVITSGHSPVHTHSVWFNKMVLVIFTSPATVAGLVAFFLDLTFARKHASTRRDSGRHWWAKFKYFDKDPRSAEFYSLPYGLSKYFPSL
- the LOC105169466 gene encoding nucleobase-ascorbate transporter 4 isoform X1; amino-acid sequence: MRCKNFALCFPVDGSGDWNREKMTVAAKVVDELVPHPVKEQLPGVDYCVNSNPSWAEAVVLGFQHYLVMLGTTVIIPTIIVPYMGGGNVEKAQVIQTLLFVSGVNTLLQTWFGTRLPVVIGGSFRFIVPSLYVAFAQRYYIYLNPYQRFIRTMRAIQGALMVASVLPMLLGFLGIWRIVVRFLSPLSAVPLVALVGLGLYEQGFPLLAECVEVGLPELIILILLSQYIPYIWSFKRPIYDRFAVLLSVGIVWAYAALLTAAGAYKNKPLNTQLSCRVDRSGLLSGSSWISFPYPIQWGQPSLHVGEVLVTLAAAFVAMVESTGAFIAASRYGSATHIPASVLSRGVGWLGFGIFLDGLFGTGSGSTVSVENVGLLALTRVGSRRVLQISAAFMLFFSVLGKFGAIIASIPLPIVGALYCVLFALMSSAGLGLLQYCNLNSFRTKFIIGFSFFMGLSVPRYFSDYVITSGHSPVHTHSVWFNKMVLVIFTSPATVAGLVAFFLDLTFARKHASTRRDSGRHWWAKFKYFDKDPRSAEFYSLPYGLSKYFPSL